From one Polynucleobacter sp. UK-FUSCHL-C3 genomic stretch:
- the tsaD gene encoding tRNA (adenosine(37)-N6)-threonylcarbamoyltransferase complex transferase subunit TsaD, translating into MIVLGIETSCDETGLALYDSRPWEQGQPAHLGILGQALHSQIEMHQDYGGVVPELASRDHIRRVIPLLNKTLKESHCSLEAIDAIAYTQGPGLAGALLVGSAFANALASSLKKPIIGVHHLEGHLLSPLLAKEGPPHPEFPFVALLVSGGHTQLMLVKGIGQYELLGETVDDAAGEAFDKTAKLLGLDYPGGAALSKLAEGGQRGRFELPRPMLHSGDLDFSFSGLKTAVLNQVKKAEANNTLNENFRQDIAFAFVESLVEVITHKAMSALDKTGCRDLVLAGGVGANRQLRAALTGMVNKKGWAVHYPPLELCTDNGVMIAFAGALRLLQKEFSPPDLQGSFDIKPRWELSS; encoded by the coding sequence ATGATAGTTCTAGGTATTGAGACCTCCTGTGATGAAACTGGCTTGGCCCTATACGACTCAAGGCCTTGGGAACAGGGTCAGCCTGCCCATTTAGGCATTTTGGGTCAAGCGCTTCACTCCCAAATTGAGATGCACCAAGATTATGGCGGGGTTGTACCTGAATTGGCCTCCCGCGACCATATTCGGCGAGTAATTCCCCTATTAAACAAGACCTTAAAAGAATCTCATTGCTCCCTAGAGGCCATTGATGCGATTGCCTATACCCAAGGACCAGGATTGGCTGGAGCCCTCCTAGTGGGCTCAGCCTTTGCCAATGCCTTAGCAAGCTCCCTTAAAAAGCCGATTATTGGAGTACATCATCTGGAAGGCCACCTACTTTCCCCGCTCTTGGCCAAAGAAGGCCCACCGCACCCTGAATTTCCTTTTGTTGCCCTTTTGGTATCTGGCGGCCATACCCAACTCATGTTGGTCAAAGGGATAGGCCAATACGAACTCTTGGGAGAAACCGTCGATGATGCTGCGGGGGAAGCTTTTGATAAGACCGCCAAATTGCTTGGTCTGGATTATCCAGGGGGTGCCGCGCTTTCAAAACTAGCCGAGGGCGGCCAACGGGGCCGCTTTGAGTTACCGCGCCCGATGCTGCATTCAGGTGACTTAGATTTTTCGTTCTCGGGTCTCAAAACAGCTGTTTTGAATCAGGTCAAAAAAGCAGAAGCCAACAACACCTTGAATGAAAATTTTCGTCAGGATATTGCCTTTGCGTTCGTTGAATCTCTAGTGGAGGTTATTACGCATAAGGCAATGAGCGCACTTGATAAGACGGGTTGTCGTGATTTAGTACTCGCAGGCGGTGTGGGGGCCAATCGCCAACTACGCGCAGCACTAACCGGGATGGTCAATAAAAAAGGCTGGGCTGTCCACTACCCACCTCTAGAACTTTGTACAGACAACGGTGTCATGATCGCATTTGCGGGAGCACTTCGCCTATTACAGAAAGAATTTAGCCCCCCTGACTTACAGGGTAGCTTTGATATCAAGCCGCGCTGGGAGCTTAGTTCGTAA
- the rpsU gene encoding 30S ribosomal protein S21 gives MTTVRLRENEPFEVALRRFKRTIEKNGLLTDLRAREFYEKPTAERKRKKAAAAKRHYKRIRSQMLPKKLY, from the coding sequence ATGACCACAGTCCGTCTTCGCGAAAACGAACCTTTTGAAGTAGCACTTCGCCGCTTCAAGCGCACCATTGAGAAGAATGGTCTTTTGACCGATCTTCGCGCTCGTGAGTTTTATGAGAAACCTACAGCTGAGCGTAAGCGCAAGAAAGCAGCGGCTGCAAAGCGCCATTACAAGCGTATTCGTAGCCAGATGCTTCCCAAGAAACTGTATTAA
- a CDS encoding GatB/YqeY domain-containing protein: MSLKEQITEDMKSAMRAKETERLGTIRLLLAAIKQREVDERIVVDDAGIVAIIEKLMKQRKDSITQFEKAGRADLVNQESNELKILQAYMPAQLSAEEITGIVSKTIADLGASGPQDMGKVIGALKAQLAGKADMGMVSGMVKAALAK; encoded by the coding sequence ATGAGCCTTAAAGAGCAAATTACTGAAGATATGAAGTCTGCCATGCGCGCTAAAGAAACTGAGCGTTTGGGAACCATCCGTTTGTTATTGGCAGCAATTAAGCAGCGTGAGGTCGATGAGCGAATTGTGGTGGATGACGCCGGGATTGTGGCCATTATTGAGAAGCTGATGAAGCAGCGCAAAGATTCTATTACGCAGTTTGAAAAAGCAGGTCGTGCCGATCTGGTTAATCAAGAGAGCAATGAGCTCAAAATATTACAGGCGTATATGCCAGCTCAATTATCTGCCGAGGAGATCACTGGCATTGTGAGCAAAACAATTGCTGATCTTGGTGCCAGCGGCCCCCAAGATATGGGTAAAGTGATTGGCGCACTAAAAGCTCAGTTAGCAGGTAAGGCCGACATGGGGATGGTCTCGGGAATGGTGAAAGCTGCACTAGCAAAGTAA
- the dnaG gene encoding DNA primase, with the protein MALIPQSFISDLLNRVDIVDVVGKHVKLKKAGANYQGLCPFHQEKSPSFSVSPTKQFYHCFGCAAHGSAIGFMMEYSGLSYVDAIEDLARSAGLVVPREERSVRDVIKQKQAIALSEVMNMASDWYAQQLKVSQRAIDYLKGRGLTGEVAKRYALGYAPDGWQGLEAVFHSYSNDETAKILQEAGLMIQGEGNDSQGNAKRYDRFRDRIMFPIRNPKGQVIAFGGRILDQGEPKYLNSPETPLFSKGNTLYGLFEGRKAIRDQGYVLVCEGYMDVVALAQLGFANAVATLGTACTPFHVRTLLRQTDRIVFSFDGDSAGQRAAQRALEASLPILGDDKEIRFLFLPSEHDPDSYIRQYGTATFEQAVSQAMPLSGFFFKLASEGNDLSSPEGRAKTHHTAKPLLQSMPPIALRSQLLRELANRTASSVSELEQFCDLPKLATQNTSSGSGLPKQGPLQNSFENQGRVSVKTGQVSKQATTRFKPLPLKPSQPPKAPTDLSEHIMRLLIQYPVLGKDMDQVQRQFALSTAERRSAKALELMQDLLQQCDSLQLNETNPNSYFAVFQDQLANSPLADLYEILRQRILGSDLDFAGAKSDLDAVFQKLGRSDLKAEMTEIAQKMAKNEASPMDIARYRELGERLAKG; encoded by the coding sequence ATGGCACTCATACCGCAATCCTTTATCTCCGATTTGCTCAATCGGGTCGATATTGTTGATGTCGTTGGTAAGCATGTCAAATTAAAAAAGGCGGGCGCGAACTATCAAGGCTTGTGCCCTTTTCATCAAGAGAAGTCACCATCTTTTTCAGTATCGCCTACCAAACAGTTTTATCACTGCTTTGGTTGTGCTGCCCATGGCTCAGCCATTGGGTTCATGATGGAATACTCAGGCCTATCGTATGTTGATGCAATCGAGGATCTAGCTCGTTCAGCCGGCCTAGTGGTGCCCAGAGAAGAGCGGAGTGTGCGTGATGTCATCAAACAAAAGCAAGCGATTGCTTTGAGTGAGGTCATGAACATGGCAAGCGATTGGTATGCTCAACAACTAAAAGTATCCCAGCGTGCGATTGATTATCTAAAAGGTAGAGGCCTCACTGGTGAAGTTGCCAAGCGCTACGCCTTGGGTTATGCGCCAGATGGTTGGCAGGGCCTAGAGGCCGTTTTTCATTCCTATAGTAATGATGAAACTGCCAAGATCTTGCAAGAAGCAGGATTAATGATTCAGGGCGAGGGCAACGATAGCCAAGGAAATGCTAAACGATATGATCGGTTTCGGGATCGCATCATGTTTCCAATACGCAATCCCAAAGGGCAAGTAATCGCTTTTGGCGGTCGCATACTGGATCAAGGCGAGCCGAAGTATCTAAATTCGCCAGAGACCCCACTGTTCTCCAAAGGGAACACCTTGTATGGACTGTTTGAGGGACGCAAGGCAATACGTGATCAAGGTTATGTCTTGGTCTGTGAAGGCTATATGGATGTTGTGGCATTGGCACAGTTGGGCTTTGCGAATGCAGTGGCCACCCTTGGGACTGCTTGCACACCCTTTCATGTACGGACGCTGCTTCGTCAAACCGATCGCATCGTATTTTCGTTTGATGGCGACAGTGCAGGGCAGCGAGCAGCTCAGCGTGCGCTAGAAGCTTCTTTGCCGATCTTGGGGGACGATAAAGAAATCCGGTTTTTATTCTTGCCCAGCGAACACGACCCTGATAGCTATATTCGGCAATATGGAACAGCTACTTTTGAACAAGCGGTGTCCCAAGCGATGCCATTATCCGGATTCTTTTTCAAGCTTGCCAGCGAAGGGAATGATTTATCCAGTCCTGAGGGAAGAGCTAAAACGCATCACACCGCTAAACCTTTATTGCAATCCATGCCTCCGATTGCCCTGCGCTCACAATTGCTTCGCGAGTTAGCAAATCGCACAGCCTCGAGCGTGAGTGAGCTAGAGCAATTTTGTGATCTACCTAAACTTGCTACCCAAAACACTTCGTCTGGATCGGGGCTTCCAAAGCAGGGCCCGTTACAAAATTCTTTCGAAAACCAAGGACGGGTTTCCGTCAAAACGGGACAAGTATCAAAGCAAGCCACAACGCGATTTAAGCCCTTGCCCCTAAAGCCAAGTCAGCCTCCAAAGGCACCAACCGATTTATCGGAGCACATCATGCGCCTCTTGATTCAGTATCCGGTGCTTGGCAAGGATATGGATCAAGTACAAAGACAGTTTGCATTGAGCACCGCCGAGAGGCGTTCTGCGAAGGCATTAGAACTGATGCAAGACCTCCTGCAGCAATGCGATTCTTTGCAATTAAATGAAACAAACCCCAATTCTTATTTTGCTGTTTTTCAAGATCAGTTAGCCAATAGCCCATTGGCTGATTTGTATGAAATATTGCGTCAACGAATTTTGGGCTCGGATTTGGATTTTGCGGGCGCTAAGTCTGATTTGGATGCAGTTTTCCAAAAGCTGGGGCGATCAGATTTGAAGGCAGAAATGACCGAAATTGCCCAAAAAATGGCTAAAAATGAGGCTAGCCCAATGGATATTGCACGATATCGCGAGTTAGGGGAAAGGCTTGCGAAGGGCTAG